Below is a window of Deinococcus sonorensis KR-87 DNA.
CCCATTCCGGCACTGTCACCGAACCGATCGGACCGCTGGAGCCCTGCGGCCAGATTTGATTGAAGCGCGACACCAGCGTACGTCGTGGGATACGCCGGCGAGCTCCAGGTGGCCCTCAGCACCCTGGGACGCTTCGCGGGGATGCATGGTTGGGCCGGAGATGACCGATTGCCTGAAGAGCAGCAGCGCGGTATACGCCAGGCCCTCGCTGAGACCGGCTGGACCTGGCTGGATGGCGATTTCCTGTAGGTCACCTTCGAGGGCCTCAACGTCTATTTCTTCGGTGACTGTGAGCCGCTGATGGTTCTGGATCTCCTGTTCTACTGGCAGGACTGAACATCCGGTTTCGTGTTCGGAGCGCCTCGTTTTTGGCGGGTGGAGTGCGCTTGATCATGGGATGCGTCGCGGAGGGGGTGCTCGTCTACCTTGTCGCAATGGCATTCGTTTTGTCGTCGCGATAGTAAGCTGCGAACATTTTCACGAGCTGGAAGATGCTGCTCACCACAGAACCGCGCGCTGTGCTCTCTCCTTTTTCCTCTCTCATGCTTCTGCTCGCGCTGAAGCATGGTGAACCCACTACAGCAACACAGAGGGGCCGACCACCCTCCCCTCCGCCATGCCGTCACCCAATCCATAACCAGCGTCATCCGTACAGGTGTATCGTTGTTAAGATTCTACAATCCCTCCTATCTAACCACACCTAAATTGGCAGGCAGCAACCCCACCCCAGATCACCGGAGGGCAGCGCGCCATCATCGGCAACCTCCTCAGGCTGGTCGAGCACGTGGATCAGCGGTACAGCACCACGCTCACCACCGACCTGGCCCGCCTGCGCGCGCTTGCCGGTTGGATGAACCAGGTGATTCAGCATTTCCGTGTGTCTCCTTGAAGAAATCAGCGGTGCTCAGACCCTGGTACGTCCCCATCACGCAGCTGATCCACGGCGGTTCCCGAGTCACCGCACGTCCTGTCAATGAGACTTCCACCGGTCTTCACGCCGGGAACACCGTGACCTGACGTCCGAAAACCGGGAGATGCGCGAGGGTTTTCAGCTGGTTTCACGACGACCGGACGCCCGAGCGAGGGGCAAGTGCGGGCTGTTTCTGGGAGGCCGCTTCCCCATGATCCTGTGAGGACGTTTTGACCGGGCGGCAGCAGCAGCAGGGGCACTTCGGCAGCAGCAGCGGCCCGGGGCCTCGGACGATGGCGGGTCTTCTGTTGTCCGATCGGAAGGCTGGATTCAAACCAAGATCAATTAGTGAAAACCCGTTGTGGTTCTTGAGCTCAAATCTAAATTTGAAGGTATAACGTCCACACGTAGTACGGAAATATTTCAGAGGCGATCAAAGCTGTCTCACAGGAAGGCCAGCAAGGTCCCTCCAAACGAACCTGAAGGGTAAAGGATGGGGCAAAATAAGCAGCTACAGTCCTGGAATTAGCTCTTGCTCGAGCAGAGCAGCGAGGGGTTTTCCCGCAAGCATCGGACGCGTTGGACTTGCCGTCCTTTCCGCATTTAGCACTTCGCTTAGGCTATGCAGAGCTGCAAAATCATGAAAACGCTCCGAGGCTATCGGACTCCTGGATATCCATCTGTCCTGGTGCACTCATCTTCACGCTCTGAATCCGTCAGACCTAGCCAGCTGAAGCAGAGGCTCTGAAGTTGCCCGCTTCCGCCCCTATCTCACAGCATGTACTGTGCTGGCGCAGTCAGGGACCATCGAACTGCCTTACTGCCTCTTGATCAATCGATCTTTGATCACCATACCTATAGACGTTTGTCTACGGGTATGGTGAGATACGTTCAGGAGGTTCAGTTATGTCCTGTCGCTCTCCTTTTTTCCTCTCCAAGGTCGGTTGACATGCCGCCCAGCTTGACGCCCCGGCGGCTGGAGCTGCTGACCGCCCTGCACCGCCTGCAGCAGCAGCAGTGCGGCGTTACCCTCGGCGACCTGGCCAGCGCCCTGAACGTCAACCGCGCCCGCGTCCACGTGCAGGTCAAAGCGCTGCGCGGGCTTGGTCTGCTGACGCCAACCACCGGCCGACACGGCGACCTGTGTCTCACCGACGAGGGCCGGGCCGCCATTCAGAGCGGCATCCCCGTCTACGGGCACATCGCCGCGGGTCCGCCCGGACACGCCGAGCAGGTCCCAGACCGGGCGGTGCGGCACCTCGAGGACCTGCTCGGTCACCGGGACGGCGACTACCTGCTCACCGTCCGCGGCGACAGCATGACCGGCATCGGCGTGCTGGACGGCGATTACGTGCTGGTCCGACCCACCCCGGAAGTGCTCGACGGTGACGTCGCGGTGGTCTCGATCCCTGGAGAGAACAGCGCGACCCTTAAGCGGCTGTACCGGCTGGGCGACGAAGTGATCCTGCTGAGCGAAAACCCCACCTACCCCCGCATGGTCTACCCGGCCAGCGACGTGCAGGTGCAGGGCCGCATGCTCGGCGTGATCGGCCTGCCCCGCCCCCGCGCCGCCCGCCCGGCCGAACCGGTCCGGAACAGCTGATGCCCGGCCCCCTGATCGCCTGCGTGCACCTCGCATCGTGGGCACTGAGTGTCGTGTCTCGCGAACACCCTGGACTGCCGGTGGCGGTGCTCAGCGAGACCACCCACCGGGTCCTGCAGGTCAATCACCTGGCCCTCGGGGCTGGGGTTCGCCCGGGGCTCCGCTACGCGGCTGCCGTGTCCCGCTGCCCCGACCTGCACGCAGAAGTGGCCGCCGGTCCCCGGCTGGCCACCGCGTGGCGGGAACTGCTGGACCTGCTGTACAGCCGCTTTAGCGACCGCATCGAGGGGCCCCTTCCCGGCACCGTCTTCCTGACCTGCACGCTCCGTCAGGCACAGGAACTGGCCGCCAGCCTGAACGCCCCGGTCGGTCTTGCCGCTAGCCAGGAGGTCGCTCAGCTGGCCGCCCTCCGCGCACAGCCTGGTCAGGTGCGGGAGATCACCCCGGACGTGGAACACGCCCTGCTGCCGATCACCCCCCTCGCCCACCTGCACGTGCTGGGCCTCACCGACGAGCAGCTTCAGCAGCTGGCCTTCCTGGGCCTGGCGTGCCTGGGCGACCTGCTGAAGTGGAGCGCCGCCCAGCGCAGCGCCTTCCTCGGCAGCGCCCTGGGGCGACGCCTGTCCTCGTTCCTGAAAGGCGAGCGGCGAACGACCATCCAGCGCTGGACGCCCGGCGAGGTGATCAAGGAGACGTTGACCTTCGACCTGCCGCTGCACGAACCCGGCCAGCTGCAGGCCGCCCTGCAGGACCTGATGCCGGCCGTGTACCGGCACCTGCGCGGCCGCACCGCCGCCTACCTCACGGTGCACGCCGATACGCCCGGCGGCCGCCTCACGGCCAGCCGCAAGCCGAAGTGGCCACTTGACGAGCGGGGCCTGTGCCGGGTCGCGGGGCTGGCCGTGGGCGACGCGGATGCCCTCGTCTTGGGCATCGACCGCCTCACCGTGCAGCTGAGCGGCTTCGTTCAGCCCAGCCGGCAGGTGGGCCTCTGGGCGGGTTTGCAGGAACTGGACGTGATCCGCGAGGTGCTGGACCGCTACCCGGCCGCCTTCGTGCGCGTGCAGTGGGGCAACCCGCACGCCCTGACCGCCGACCAGCAGTACCACTGGGTCGACTGGCTCACCGGGGAAGCGCAGCTGCGCCCACTGACCCCCACGCCGAATGTGCAGGGCGAGCCGACCGCCCTTCCTGTCTCTGGGCGCTACTCCGAGGCGGGGGACTGATGCGCGACACGCAGATCCCACTGGACGACGTCACCGTGGACCGCAGTGGGCGCCCCGTGCGCTTCCGCTATCAGGGCCGCCTGCAGGTGGTGCGTCAGCAGCTGGACGACTGGCGGACCGGTGGGCGCTGGTGGCTGGACGAGCCACCCCGCGACTGCTACCTCGTCGAGACGGCCCAGGTGCTGGCGGAGCTGCACCGCGAGGATCCCCCATCCAGCCGGTGGTGGCTGGCCCGAATCCAGGACTGAGCCGTGACCCCGCCCCCAACGCGCCTCACCGCCCTGCTGGACGCCCACAGCTTCTTCAGCGAAGGGGCCAGCACCGTCAGCCCCACGCGGCTGGTGCAGCTGGCGAGCGCGCGGGGCTTCACCGGTCTGGCGCTGACGGACGACGCGTCGGTGGGCGGGGCGGTAGACCTGTGCCAGCAAGGGCGAGAGGCGGGGCTCAAGACGCTGAGTGGCACGACCCTGCCACTCCTGGTGCCGCGGGGTCGGGACCGCGCGGACGTGTTCCCGGTGGTCCTGCTGGCGCACAACCGGGCCGGCTACGCCCGACTGAACGTCCTGCTCACCCAGCTGAAAGCAAAAGATCAGCCGGGGTTGCCCCTCAGCGAACTCCTGAGCGACACCTCGGGTCTGGTACTGCTGACCGGCGCACGGAAGGGCTTCCCGACGGTGCTGGGCGAAGCACGACGACTCACTGAGCTGGATGACCTGCTCGGCAGGTTCAAGGCGGCCTTTCCAGGGCGCCTGTATGTCCAGCTGTACCACGACCTGTACCCCGGCATGCGGCGGACCCTCGGGTTCCTGCGGGCGGTCGCGCGGGACCACGGCCTGCCGTGCGTGGCCGCCCCGGAAGTCCGGCTGGCCAGCCCCGAGGAATACCCGCTGTTGGACGCGCTGAGCTGCGCCCGCCTGGGCATCGATGTGATGACGCCGCACCCCGACCGGCCCAGGAACGACGCCATGCACCTCAGAAGTCCCGAGGAGTGGGGCCGGCTGATTCCGTACGGCGACGCGCTGCTGAACGCCCAGAAGCTCGCGGAGCGCTGCCACCTGGACCTGCGCCCGGACCGCCTGACTCCTCCCCCACCCGCCCTTCCAGACGGGCTGGACGCCCGGACCTACCTGCGCCGCCGGGCCGAGGCGGGGCTGAACGTGATGTACCGACCCCAGGAGCGGGAACCGGCCAGGGCGCGCCTGGAGACCGAGCTGGCTACGGTCGAGGACCTGCAGCTGGAAGGGTTCTTCCTGTCGGCCGCCGAGATCACCGATTACTGCCAGGACCACGGCATCCTCGCGGCCGGGCGGGGCAGCGCCGCGGGGTCGGTGCTGTGCTACGTCCTGGGCATCACCCTCTCGGACCCGGTCCGGCACAACCTGCTGTTCGAACGCTTCCTGCACACCGGGCGGCACAGCATGCCGGACGTGGACATCGACATCGCCAGCAGCCGGCGCGATCAGGTGCTCGCCTGGGTCGAAGAGCGCTGGGGCGCGGACGGCACCGGGGAGGCGATGGTGGCCAACCGTATCACCTACCGTCTGCCCAGCGCCGTGCAGGACATCGGGCGAGCGCTGGGGGTGCCGCCGGAGGTGCGTGACCGGCTCAGCCGGGCCCTGGGGCGCGACTACCGCCACCTGAGACCGCACCGGGCCAGCGAAGCAGACGCCGTCTTTGCTGAGGTGTTGGGGTCGGCGCCGGTGAAACGCCAGTTGATGCGGCTGCTGTCGCTGTTCGACCGGGCCTTCTTCCGGCATCACGCGCCGCACTCCGGGGGCACGATTCTGTCGGCCCATTCACTGACGCACTATGGTCCGCTGCAGCGCAGCAGCGGCGGCATCCGGATGCTGCTGTTCGACAAGAACGACGTCGAACACCTGGGGCTGATCAAACTGGACCTGCTGGGGCTGCGGATGCTGGGGGTGCTGGAGCGTGCCCGCGAGGACGTGACCCGGCTGACCGGCAGCTGGCTGGACTTCGGCAACCTGCCGGACGACCCTCAGGTGTGGCGGCGGCTCCGGCTGGGCGACACCATGGCGCTGTTCCAGATTGAGAGCCCGGCCCAGACCGTCATGACCGCCCGCCTGCGCCCGGAGAACATGACGGACCTGGCCCACCAGATCGCGCTGGTGCGGCCCGGCCCGATTCAGAGCGGCACGGTGCATCCCTATGTGCGCCGGCGGCTGGGCGAGGAGCCGGTGCCGGTGCTCCGGGAGCCGCTGCAGAGCATTCTGCAGCCGTCTCTGGGCGTGCTGCTGTTCCAGGAGCAGGTCCTGCGGCTCGCCGT
It encodes the following:
- a CDS encoding LexA family protein, with the translated sequence MPPSLTPRRLELLTALHRLQQQQCGVTLGDLASALNVNRARVHVQVKALRGLGLLTPTTGRHGDLCLTDEGRAAIQSGIPVYGHIAAGPPGHAEQVPDRAVRHLEDLLGHRDGDYLLTVRGDSMTGIGVLDGDYVLVRPTPEVLDGDVAVVSIPGENSATLKRLYRLGDEVILLSENPTYPRMVYPASDVQVQGRMLGVIGLPRPRAARPAEPVRNS
- a CDS encoding Y-family DNA polymerase encodes the protein MPGPLIACVHLASWALSVVSREHPGLPVAVLSETTHRVLQVNHLALGAGVRPGLRYAAAVSRCPDLHAEVAAGPRLATAWRELLDLLYSRFSDRIEGPLPGTVFLTCTLRQAQELAASLNAPVGLAASQEVAQLAALRAQPGQVREITPDVEHALLPITPLAHLHVLGLTDEQLQQLAFLGLACLGDLLKWSAAQRSAFLGSALGRRLSSFLKGERRTTIQRWTPGEVIKETLTFDLPLHEPGQLQAALQDLMPAVYRHLRGRTAAYLTVHADTPGGRLTASRKPKWPLDERGLCRVAGLAVGDADALVLGIDRLTVQLSGFVQPSRQVGLWAGLQELDVIREVLDRYPAAFVRVQWGNPHALTADQQYHWVDWLTGEAQLRPLTPTPNVQGEPTALPVSGRYSEAGD
- a CDS encoding DUF6504 family protein is translated as MRDTQIPLDDVTVDRSGRPVRFRYQGRLQVVRQQLDDWRTGGRWWLDEPPRDCYLVETAQVLAELHREDPPSSRWWLARIQD
- the dnaE gene encoding DNA polymerase III subunit alpha, whose amino-acid sequence is MTPPPTRLTALLDAHSFFSEGASTVSPTRLVQLASARGFTGLALTDDASVGGAVDLCQQGREAGLKTLSGTTLPLLVPRGRDRADVFPVVLLAHNRAGYARLNVLLTQLKAKDQPGLPLSELLSDTSGLVLLTGARKGFPTVLGEARRLTELDDLLGRFKAAFPGRLYVQLYHDLYPGMRRTLGFLRAVARDHGLPCVAAPEVRLASPEEYPLLDALSCARLGIDVMTPHPDRPRNDAMHLRSPEEWGRLIPYGDALLNAQKLAERCHLDLRPDRLTPPPPALPDGLDARTYLRRRAEAGLNVMYRPQEREPARARLETELATVEDLQLEGFFLSAAEITDYCQDHGILAAGRGSAAGSVLCYVLGITLSDPVRHNLLFERFLHTGRHSMPDVDIDIASSRRDQVLAWVEERWGADGTGEAMVANRITYRLPSAVQDIGRALGVPPEVRDRLSRALGRDYRHLRPHRASEADAVFAEVLGSAPVKRQLMRLLSLFDRAFFRHHAPHSGGTILSAHSLTHYGPLQRSSGGIRMLLFDKNDVEHLGLIKLDLLGLRMLGVLERAREDVTRLTGSWLDFGNLPDDPQVWRRLRLGDTMALFQIESPAQTVMTARLRPENMTDLAHQIALVRPGPIQSGTVHPYVRRRLGEEPVPVLREPLQSILQPSLGVLLFQEQVLRLAVHYAGMNWTEADRFRKQVSSVEDEDELEALKRQFVTGAAARCHASPEEASEVFSWCSTFRGYGFAESHAWAFAQHSYASAYLRHHFPAPYLAAVLTEAPGMWPAQTIAQEARRWGVKLAPVHLNRSEVGYVAENLHTVRIGLGAIQGLGEAAARRIVRERELGGPYTSIQNAYDRLPLTSAQHMQIAQAGVYGDHPRRKAVYLLGTLAQARPAGQRALLGPETAAPDLTALTTDELLQLDVQTTGLTAGVGDVLDPHRLHLRALGCTPLARLRHGDQVWTAGTIVARQRPPTARGFAFYVLQDGPERVQVIISPDLWEAHRQLLRDASMLLVYGQVTRQGRAVTLRADQLADIRVALPREERRKRPSP